In the Sandaracinus amylolyticus genome, TTCCTCGAGCGCGGCCTGCCCGCGGTGCTCGCGTGGCACTTCACCGACGACGCGTACCACACGACGCGCGATCGCCTCGATCGCGTGAGCGGCGCGGAGATGCGTCGCGTCGCGGCGGTGCTCGGCGGCGCGGCGCTCTCGATGGCGTCGGGCGAGCGCGCGGATCGCGAGGAGATGATCGCGGTGGTGCGCGCGGCCGGGCTCGAGCGGCTCGCGTGGGCGGAGCACGCCGCGCGCGAGGAGATCGCATCGGGCGGTGCGCTCACGACCGAGCGCGAGGTCGTGCGTCAGTGGGGCGACTGGTACGACGGCGCGGTGCGATCGATCGAGGCGTGGGACGGCGAGGACGACGCGCTGCGCGCCGAGATCACCGCGGCACGCGAGGCGATCGCGGCGCGCACGCGAGAGGCCGAGGCGACGCTGCGCTGATCAGGCCGCGAGCGGGCGCTCGGTGCGCTCCCAGCGCGCGAGGCTGCCGGGCTCGATGTCGCGGGTGCGCAGCGGCTCGTACGGCGGCGGCGGCGCGATGCGGAGGCGCGCGCGGACCTCGGAGAGCGGCAGCGCGAGCATCGTCTCCCAGGGCTGCTCGGGCAGCCACGCCGCGGTGCGGCCGCGGTGATAGCCGCCGACGATCAGCTCGCGCGCCGCGAGGGCCGCGGCCTTGAGCCAGCCCATCGCGGCGATGAAGCCGACGCCCGGCGTGCCGGTCTGCGCGAACGAGAACGCGAGGAGCGAGGCCTCGCCCAGCAGATCGCCGTGATAGCCGGTGACGACGTGCCAGAGGTCGTGGGTGTCGCGCAGGCGATCGCCGACGTAGAAGAGCTCGGCCTCGTCGCCGCTCGCCGGCGCGGTGTCGGTGGAGCCTTCGATGCTCGCGGAGACGAGGCCGTCCGCGGTGATGCCCTCGGCGTCGAGGAACGCCAAGTAGGCGCGGCCGAGGCTGCCCTCGGGCATCGCGGCGAGCGCGGCGCGATCGCGCAACGAGACCAGCAGATCGGGGCGCTCGCGGAGGATGCGACGGCCGTCGGCGCTGCGGCGCATGCGATCGCGGGTGCGCTCGAGCTCGCGGAACGAGAGCGCCTCGATGATCGTGAAGACGTGCCGCGTGTCGTCGGGGTCGCGCAGCAGACGCCACATCGCTGGCGCGGCATCCCAGGGCCGCAGCGGCTTCTTGTGTGCGCTCGACGTGTCGTGCATCGTGGTGCTCCTCTCGCTGTCGACAGGATTGTTGATAGCTACCGACAGGATTGTCAACAGTGACGAGCAGGGCGACCAAGAAGCGGACGAAGAAGGCGGAGAGCGTCGCGCCGCCGCGGGTGCGTCGCTCGGCGGAGGACGCCCGGCGCGCGATCCTCGATGCGGCCGAGGTGCGCCTCGCGGAGCGCGGGCCCGACTCGATCCGTCTCCAGGACGTCGCGCGCGCGGTCGGGATGTCGCACTCGACGGTGCTGCATCACTTCGGCAGCCGCGAGGCGCTGCTCGAGGCGGTCGTGCGCCGCGCGATGGAGCGCCTCACCGACGACATGCTCACGTCGTTCGCGGCGGGCGAGGACGCGCGCGATCCCGCGGCGATGCTCGAGCGCGTGTTCGCGGCGTTCGGCGGCGGTCAGGCGCGCATGCTGAGCTGGCTGCGGCTCACCGGGATCGACGTGAACGTCGACGAGCGCTACCTGCTCGACGTCGCGCGCGCCGCGCACGGGCTGCGCCCCGAGGGCACCGACGGGAAGAAGCCGCCCTTCGAGGACACGCTCTTCACGATGATGCTCGCGAGCCTCGCGGCGTACGCCGATGGCATCGCGGGCGAGCCGACGCGAAGGAGCGCGGGGCTGGGTGACGATCCGGCGGCGGCCAAGCGCTTCCGCACCTGGCTCGCCCACCTGCTCTCCACCCACCTCGGCTGACGAGCTCGATCGTGCACGTGCACGTCGACGATCACCGCCGCCGTCGCACCACGAAGGCGAGCATCGCGATCACGCCGGCCCACGTCGCGGCGCGCCCATCACCGCGACCGGCCGCACGACACCCGCACCCACTCGACGTCGGCTCGACCTCGGTCGCGCCATCGACGCCGTTCGATCCATCCACACGCACGATCGCGCCGTCGATCGCGCCCGCGTCCTCACCCGGCGCGACGCCGCCGTCCATCTCGGGCTCGATCTCCACGCGCAGCCCGAGCTCGAGCTCGAGATCGAACGAGAGGTCGCTCGAGGTCGCGTTCGACTGCTTCACGACCGCCGCGATCCAGTTCTCGCCCACGACGAACGGATTGCCCGCGGCGAGATCGAGCGTCGAGTCGAGCGTCGCCTCGTCGCCCGCGCCGCTGGTCGCCCACGCCTCGTGCGCGAGATCGTCGACCAGCGCCGACGCGACCTGCGTGCCGTTCACGAAGATCGCGATGCCGTCGTCGTAGGTCGCGCGCACCCGCGCGAAGTCCACCTCGCTCCCGAGCTCGATGCGGCGACGGAAGTACACGGTCGGGATGTTCGGCGTCGCGTCGCGCAGCTCCGTCGCTTCGTCACCGTCGCCGTAGCCGAGCTCGCCGCGACCTTCGGGCCACGTGCCGCCCGCGCCGGTCTGCCATCCATCGGCGTGCGCGGTGTCGTCGTCGGAGTACTGCCACACGTCGCCGAACGCGATCACGGTGTCGCGCGCCGACGCGGCGAGCACGAAGTCCTCGCTCTCGTCGACGTTCGTCGGGACGTCGCTCTCGCGGATGCGCACCCGCACGTGCTCGCTCTCGCGGCGCGGCGTGGTCCAGTCGTGCATGCCGTCGTTCTCGGTGCGCTCGGCGAGCGTCGTCCACGTCGCGCCGCCGTCGAGCGAGGCCTCGATCGTCACCGCTCCGACCTCACCCACGCTCGCCCACGCGATCGGCACCACGCCGCCCGCGAGGTAGCGCTCGCCGCCGCTCGGCCGCGCGAGGAAGAGCCCGTCGCGCTTCATCAGCGTGACGTGATCGGTCTCCGCGCCGTCGCCGCGGATGTTGCGCAGCGTGAGCTGCTCTCCGTCGACGTCGATGATGCAGCTGCCGTGCTCGGTCTCGCTGAAGAACATCACGGGATGCGCCGCGTCTCCGCCGACGCTCGCACCGCCGTGGCCCGCGACCACGTAGAGCGTGCCCTCGGTGCCGCTGCGATAGGGGCCGTCGCCGTCGAGCTGGCCGTCGCCGGTGTCGACGAGATGGCCGCCCGCGGTGGTCGGCGTGTCGAACGCGCCGCGCACCAGATAGCTGCGCTCGTAGATGTGCGAGTGTCCACCGAGCACGAGATCGACGCCGTGCGCCTCGAGGATCGGCAGCGCGTTCTGGCGCATGTCGATGTGCTGGCGCTCGGTGTCCGAGTCGTGCGTTCCGTCGGTGTACGGAGGGTGATGGAAGTACGCGATCACCCACGTCGCGTCGGTCGCCGCGAGGTCCTCGTCGAGCCAGCGCAGCATCGCGCCCGTGGTGCCGCGCGGGCTCTCGTGCGAGTCGAGCACGACGAAGTGAACGTTGGCCCAGTCGAACGCGTAGTAGGCCTCGGTGCCGCTCGGCAGACCGCCCGCGCTGCCGTCGGTCGGCAGCGTGTACGCGTCGTAATAAGGGCCGCTCTGCGTCGCGGAGTCGGAGCTCGATCCCTCGTGGTTGCCCATCGTCGGCCAGCACGGCGTCTGGCGCAGGATGTCCGAGTACATCGCGAAGAAGCGCGAGTCGAACTCGCCCGTCGTGCCCGAGTTGTAGGCCATGTCCCCCATGTGCAGGAACAGGTCGGGACGACGACCGCTCGTCGCGCCGAGCATCGCGTCGCGCACCGCGCGCTGGTTGCCGTCGCCGGTGCCCGAGTCGCCGACCACCCACATGCGGAACGGGCGCGCGGTGCCGCGGCGGGGCGCGGTGCGGAACGTGTCGCGCGCGTCGCCGGCGCTCGCGGGCGGGCACGTGCTCTGCGCGGTCGCGTAGTAGTACTGCGTGTCGGGCGTCAGGCCGGTGATGCGCACCGTGTGATCGGTCGCCGAGCCGCTGCCCGCGCGATTCGTGAGCGCGCTCGGCGACGTGCCCCAGCACACCGTCGAGGTCTGCGCGCTCGTGCTGCGCCACCGAACGACGATCGACGTCTCGGTCGGGCTCTGCAGGTACGGCGCGCGCTGCGCGTGCGCGGTGGACACGATCCCCAGCGTGATCGCGATCGCGAGGATCGAAGCGCGTGGGCTCATCGCGCACCTCCGTCGATCGCCCGGCGCGCGCGGAGCTCGAGATCGATCGCGTCGCCGAGCCGCGGTGCGAGCGAGCGAGCGCGGGTCGCCGCGGCGAGCGCGTCGTCCGCACGTCCGAGCGCGAGCAGCGCCTCGCCGCGCTCCACGTGGAGCGCGGCCGTGGGCCGTCTCACCAGGCGTCGCTCGATCTCGGTGAGCGCCTCGTCGCGTGCCGCGCGCGCCTCGCGCTGACGAGCGAGCGCGTCGAGCGCACGTGCCCGCAGCAGCAGCCATCGTGCGCGCGCCGGCGCCCGCGCGAGGCCCTCGTCGACGTGCACGAGCGCGCGGTCGGCGCGACCGATGCGAAGATCGAGCTCGATGCTCTCGACCCGCAGCACCGCGGCGTCGGTCACGCGCAGGCCCTCGTCGTAGCCGCGCGCCGCGTCCTCGATGCGCCCGAGCTGCTCGAGCAGACGGCCGCGCTCGAGGTAGAGCTCGACCTCCTCGCGCAGCGCGAGCGCCGCGTCGTAGTCGGCGACCGCATCGTCGAGGCGCTCCATGCGCACCAGGATCCGCGCGCGCAGCGCGAGCAGCTCGGGGCCCGGCCCGGGCGCGCGCTCGACGTACGCGTCGAGCTCGGCGAGCGCCTCCTCGTGGCGCCCCATCGCGTGCAGCACGACCGCGCGCTGTGCGTGCACGCGTGGCTCGTCGGGCGCGAGCGCCGCGGCGACGCGAAGGTCCGCGAGCGCGCCCTCCGGGTTCCCCTCGCGGCGGTAGAGCTCGCTGC is a window encoding:
- a CDS encoding TetR/AcrR family transcriptional regulator → MTSRATKKRTKKAESVAPPRVRRSAEDARRAILDAAEVRLAERGPDSIRLQDVARAVGMSHSTVLHHFGSREALLEAVVRRAMERLTDDMLTSFAAGEDARDPAAMLERVFAAFGGGQARMLSWLRLTGIDVNVDERYLLDVARAAHGLRPEGTDGKKPPFEDTLFTMMLASLAAYADGIAGEPTRRSAGLGDDPAAAKRFRTWLAHLLSTHLG
- a CDS encoding purple acid phosphatase family protein — translated: MSPRASILAIAITLGIVSTAHAQRAPYLQSPTETSIVVRWRSTSAQTSTVCWGTSPSALTNRAGSGSATDHTVRITGLTPDTQYYYATAQSTCPPASAGDARDTFRTAPRRGTARPFRMWVVGDSGTGDGNQRAVRDAMLGATSGRRPDLFLHMGDMAYNSGTTGEFDSRFFAMYSDILRQTPCWPTMGNHEGSSSDSATQSGPYYDAYTLPTDGSAGGLPSGTEAYYAFDWANVHFVVLDSHESPRGTTGAMLRWLDEDLAATDATWVIAYFHHPPYTDGTHDSDTERQHIDMRQNALPILEAHGVDLVLGGHSHIYERSYLVRGAFDTPTTAGGHLVDTGDGQLDGDGPYRSGTEGTLYVVAGHGGASVGGDAAHPVMFFSETEHGSCIIDVDGEQLTLRNIRGDGAETDHVTLMKRDGLFLARPSGGERYLAGGVVPIAWASVGEVGAVTIEASLDGGATWTTLAERTENDGMHDWTTPRRESEHVRVRIRESDVPTNVDESEDFVLAASARDTVIAFGDVWQYSDDDTAHADGWQTGAGGTWPEGRGELGYGDGDEATELRDATPNIPTVYFRRRIELGSEVDFARVRATYDDGIAIFVNGTQVASALVDDLAHEAWATSGAGDEATLDSTLDLAAGNPFVVGENWIAAVVKQSNATSSDLSFDLELELGLRVEIEPEMDGGVAPGEDAGAIDGAIVRVDGSNGVDGATEVEPTSSGCGCRAAGRGDGRAATWAGVIAMLAFVVRRRR
- a CDS encoding ubiquinone biosynthesis protein COQ4; protein product: MHDTSSAHKKPLRPWDAAPAMWRLLRDPDDTRHVFTIIEALSFRELERTRDRMRRSADGRRILRERPDLLVSLRDRAALAAMPEGSLGRAYLAFLDAEGITADGLVSASIEGSTDTAPASGDEAELFYVGDRLRDTHDLWHVVTGYHGDLLGEASLLAFSFAQTGTPGVGFIAAMGWLKAAALAARELIVGGYHRGRTAAWLPEQPWETMLALPLSEVRARLRIAPPPPYEPLRTRDIEPGSLARWERTERPLAA
- a CDS encoding tetratricopeptide repeat protein, which encodes MCALSCLSSTIALADPPVRDDVRALSAYLRSHPSDVAALIERSELYRREGNPEGALADLRVAAALAPDEPRVHAQRAVVLHAMGRHEEALAELDAYVERAPGPGPELLALRARILVRMERLDDAVADYDAALALREEVELYLERGRLLEQLGRIEDAARGYDEGLRVTDAAVLRVESIELDLRIGRADRALVHVDEGLARAPARARWLLLRARALDALARQREARAARDEALTEIERRLVRRPTAALHVERGEALLALGRADDALAAATRARSLAPRLGDAIDLELRARRAIDGGAR